CTGGCCGAGATCGCCGCCGGCTCCATCGCCATGGGACTGGGCGGATACCTGGCCGCGCGCTCCGACGCCGAGCACTACGAGAGCGAACGGGCGCGCGAGGAACGCGAGATCATCCAGCTGCCCGACGAGGAGGAACGCGAGGTGGCGGAGATCCTGAAAGCCTATGGAATGAACGACGAGGAGGTGCGTCCGGTGGTGGCGGCCATGGCCAAACGCCCCAAGGCGTGGATCGATTTCATGATGCGCTTCGAGCTGGGTCTGGAGAAGCCCGACCCCAGGCGCGCGGTCACCAGCGCCTCCACCATCGCCGGCTCGTA
The Terriglobales bacterium DNA segment above includes these coding regions:
- a CDS encoding VIT1/CCC1 transporter family protein, encoding MARRKQHIPRHEHIERHFTGGETVRDVVIGMSDGLTVPFALAAGLSGAIGATRVVVIAGLAEIAAGSIAMGLGGYLAARSDAEHYESERAREEREIIQLPDEEEREVAEILKAYGMNDEEVRPVVAAMAKRPKAWIDFMMRFELGLEKPDPRRAVTSASTIAGS